A portion of the Fulvia fulva chromosome 1, complete sequence genome contains these proteins:
- a CDS encoding Guanine nucleotide-binding protein subunit alpha, with the protein MGCGQSSESKEGKQRNEEIENQLKRDKMNLRNEIKMLLLGAGESGKSTILKQMKLIHEGGYSRDERESFREIIFSNTVQSMRVILEAMESLELPLDDQRAEYHVQTIFMQPAQIEGDVLPPEVGQAIKTLWADAGVQAAFQRSREYQLNDSAKYYFDSIDTIASPTYIPSDADVLRSRVKTTGITETTFIIGDLTYRMFDVGGQRSERKKWIHCFENVTTILFLVAISEYDQLLFEDETVNRMQEALTLFDSICNSRWFTKTSIILFLNKIDRFKEKLPVSPMKNYFPDYEGGQDYGAACDYILNRFVSLNQHPTKQIYTHFTCATDTMQIRFVMAAVNDIIIQENLRMCGLI; encoded by the exons ATGGGTTGCGGCCAGAGCTCCGAGTCCAAGGAGGGCAAGCAGCGCAATGAGGAGATTGAGAACCAATTGAAGAGAGACAAGATGAACCTTCGAAACGAGATCAAGATGTTGTTGCTCGGAGCCGGAGAGAGTGGAAAGAGCACAATCCTGAAACAGATGAAGCTGATCCACGAAGGCGGCTACTCGAGAGACGAGCGCGAGAGTTTCCGGGAAATAATCTTTTCCAACACCGTGCAAAGCATGCGCGTCATACTAGAAGCCATGGAGAGCCTGGAGTTGCCATTGGATGACCAACGAGCCGAATATCACGTTCAAACCATCTTCATGCAGCCTGCGCAGATTGAAGGCGACGTGCTTCCACCCGAGGTCGGCCAAGCCATCAAAACGCTGTGGGCTGACGCAGGTGTCCAAGCCGCCTTCCAGCGAAGCAGGGAGTATCAGCTCAACGACAGCGCGAAATACTACTTCGATTCGATCGATACCATTGCCTCGCCCACCTACATCCCATCAGATGCCGATGTGCTCAGGTCGCGTGTCAAGACCACAGGTATCACGGAGACGACTTTTATCATTGGCGACCTGACATACCGTATGTTCGATGTCGGCGGCCAACGATCAGAGCGAAAGAAGTGGATACACTGTTTCGAGAATGTCACCACCATCCTCTTCTTGGTGGCGATATCCGAGTACGACCAGCTGCTCTTCGAAGATGAAACAGTCAACAGAATGCAGGAAGCGTTGACTTTGTTTGATTCCATTTGCAACAGCAGATGGTTCACGAAAACGAGCATCATCCTGTTCCTCAACAAGATCGACAGGTTCAAGGAGAAGCTGCCAGTCTCACCAATGAAGAACTACTTCCCGGATTACGAAGGTGGCCAAGATTACGGAGCTGCGTGCGATTACATCCTGAACCGATTCGTATC ACTCAACCAACATCCTACGAAGCAAATCTACACCCACTTTACCTGCGCCACGGACACGATGCAAATAAGATTCGTCATGGCCGCAGTAAACGACATCATCATCCAAGAGAACCTACGCATGTGCGGTCTGATATAA